In Acidicapsa acidisoli, a single genomic region encodes these proteins:
- a CDS encoding efflux RND transporter periplasmic adaptor subunit, with translation MRAKPLLLTVACSLAAILLLFHFLRTHHRAEAAADAPSAPSAVSVAKAHSGFIANQLTVAGVFQAFQEIDVHGKVAGYIRHIYVDIGDRVRQGQTLAVLEVPELQAEVAGAQAGITQTEQNILRLQNEVAREQANYAAVHANYERLKKASDEQPGLVAAQELDDALARDRSAASQVDAAKSAVAAAQGQLGVSRAENMRVSSLEQYATITAPYSGVVTMRYADTGALIPAGTAEGLNQAVVRLAQSDMLRLRMPVPERDVPLVHLGSQVTVHVQATGQQFPGTVVRYTRDVSNSTRTMLTEVDVSNPDLKLTPGMYADVTFNLEQKNDALIIPASAVIQGDQPSVMLVDNDNRVQKRPVVLGISNANSQEVTSGLRPGDRIIIGGQSELQPGQQVTPQPAKSDLANYQQANQKGGR, from the coding sequence ATGCGCGCCAAGCCTTTGCTCTTGACTGTGGCCTGTTCTCTGGCTGCAATTCTGCTGTTATTCCATTTTCTGCGTACCCATCACAGAGCGGAGGCTGCGGCGGACGCCCCGTCAGCGCCCTCAGCCGTCTCGGTCGCCAAGGCCCACAGTGGCTTTATCGCAAATCAACTCACCGTCGCTGGAGTGTTCCAGGCTTTTCAGGAGATTGACGTTCACGGCAAGGTCGCTGGCTATATCCGGCATATCTATGTGGATATAGGAGACCGTGTTCGTCAGGGGCAGACACTCGCCGTGCTGGAGGTTCCGGAACTGCAAGCTGAAGTTGCCGGCGCGCAGGCGGGTATCACCCAGACAGAGCAAAACATATTGCGTCTGCAGAATGAAGTTGCGCGGGAGCAGGCTAATTACGCAGCCGTTCACGCCAACTACGAGCGATTGAAAAAGGCGTCTGACGAACAGCCTGGGTTGGTTGCGGCACAGGAGCTAGATGATGCTCTGGCAAGAGACAGGTCGGCCGCTTCGCAAGTCGATGCAGCTAAATCCGCCGTAGCCGCCGCGCAAGGGCAGTTGGGCGTCTCGCGTGCCGAGAATATGAGAGTCAGCAGTCTGGAGCAATACGCAACCATCACGGCTCCCTACAGCGGCGTGGTCACCATGCGGTACGCGGACACCGGCGCGCTCATTCCCGCTGGAACCGCGGAAGGGTTGAACCAGGCAGTGGTCAGGCTCGCACAGAGCGACATGCTGCGTCTCCGCATGCCGGTTCCTGAGCGGGATGTGCCGCTCGTGCACCTCGGCTCGCAAGTCACGGTCCATGTGCAGGCAACCGGGCAGCAATTCCCGGGAACTGTAGTGCGCTACACGCGAGACGTATCCAATTCGACGAGAACGATGTTGACCGAAGTAGACGTGAGCAATCCAGATCTGAAGCTCACCCCCGGGATGTATGCGGACGTGACCTTTAATCTGGAGCAGAAAAACGACGCTCTCATTATTCCCGCAAGCGCAGTCATTCAAGGCGATCAGCCTTCGGTGATGCTTGTCGATAACGACAATCGAGTGCAGAAGAGGCCCGTTGTGCTGGGTATCAGCAACGCAAACTCTCAGGAGGTAACCTCGGGGCTTCGGCCTGGGGACAGGATCATCATCGGCGGTCAGTCGGAGCTGCAGCCCGGCCAGCAAGTCACACCGCAGCCCGCAAAAAGCGACCTCGCTAACTATCAGCAAGCAAACCAGAAGGGCGGCCGATAA